One segment of Acidobacteriota bacterium DNA contains the following:
- a CDS encoding DUF1801 domain-containing protein, whose protein sequence is MTVDEIINKYIDSQVEPKRIDMQELHRIILKVMPKCKLWFLDGKDESGKIVSNPNVGYGTQTMKYANGKTREFYQIGISANTSGISVYILGIDDAKYLVETYGKDIGKASITGYCIKFKKLEDIRIEILEAAIRFGIERTKNQDE, encoded by the coding sequence ATGACCGTTGACGAAATAATCAACAAGTACATCGATAGTCAAGTTGAACCAAAACGAATCGATATGCAGGAATTGCACCGCATCATTCTGAAGGTAATGCCGAAATGTAAATTGTGGTTCCTGGATGGCAAAGACGAGAGTGGAAAGATTGTCTCCAATCCCAATGTGGGATACGGGACTCAGACAATGAAATACGCCAACGGAAAGACTAGAGAGTTCTATCAGATTGGTATCAGCGCAAACACATCAGGAATCTCTGTCTATATCCTTGGGATTGACGATGCGAAATACCTCGTAGAGACATATGGAAAGGATATTGGTAAGGCAAGCATAACTGGGTACTGCATCAAATTCAAGAAACTTGAAGATATTAGGATTGAGATACTTGAAGCTGCAATACGATTTGGCATTGAGCGGACAAAGAACCAGGATGAGTGA